ACGGGCGCtctatgttttaattgtatttctttCGCTAGTTGACATGTTACCTGAAAAAATAAcacgtaattaaaaaaaaaggtaaatttCCTAATGTCATCGATAATACGACAGTATTTGGAACGTCAATTTCattaaagtatagaaaaaaaacgacgggttgcacgaattgttttaattatcagtataaaagtactatcatttatgtagtagaatacaatatttatttattgcgctatcgtacacaaacatgacaatttattttacattaaatacgcagcgccagctgtctactctccatccgtcttacgaattttcgaccaggtcacgtgtcctgacgcgagtttaacatttttagccattccaaaaaaagtgtacaacgccgctaaagaagttttcacttcaaaaatcatgGGAATATACAACAAATGGTTAAACATACTTTAGTATGTGAAAAACTTTTGCAGTTTCAAGGATCTTATAGAACTTACTGGATCTTCTTTCCGTTTATTCGCTCCGGGTACGTTAATAGTGAACGCGTATACGGTCCCGTTGTTCGTGCCCGCCCATAGTGTTGGTACCGAATGTTGTGctggaattaaataaaaggtttTGTTTCGGTGCTTTAGTCGTTTTGTCGTCAGAAAAtagaacttttttttttcagggaATGAAGCAGTACAGACAGAACATTGCCGTAGCTTAGAACGGGCTACACAGTTGTAGAAAAATCATTTCTTACTGTTTGAGCGGGTTAGAACAcgacaaaaaagttttttttttacagaacagGGTTAAACGGGCAGAGGACTCATCTTATGTTacgtgataccgccgcccataggcactcacattgccagacgGCTCACAAATGCGTTGCGGGCCTTTTAACAATTGGTTCTTTTCAATTATCATCTCCTAATGCCCAAAAACACTAGTTGGATACTAGACTGCTACTACttcagaattaaaaaaaataacgaatgaaaataataacgttttatgtttatatataaatttaatttatattttccttgTTTGACTTGGAAAAGTGATCACTTTCTCCTAAATGAATTATTGCatttaataagtataataatatagattaaCCCTAATATCCCgccttaataattaataaacctaTTATTTGCGTAAAAGAACACATTTAATATGCGTTTCAATACTTGTGTACTCACTGTTAATAAGGAAAGTGCGTGCGAAGTAGAGACATCGGACCATAGAGCCAAAAGCGTCATCATTAGACCTGGCTTCAACGGCACGCTCAATGGGCTTCACTGCCTCGTCGGTCTCTGCTATTTTTTCAACCACCTTCTTGGCGggctattaatatatataattattaagtaaaatcaaccatatttcatattttaaaaattcatatactGTAcgttgagcagtgttggcttagcgtgcgactcatccctgaggtcgtaggttcgatcgcAGGCTGTGCattaatggactttctatgagcgcatttaacaatcgctcgaacgatgaaggaaaatatcgtgaggaaaccgacttgcctcAGACCCAATAAGTCGACGGCATACGTCAGGCAGGCTGAACACCTACTAGCCTAATAGATtcacaaatgatcatgaaacagatacagaaatctttatttaaaatgtactaTGACGACTTTTTTAAggatatacataaaaaaggcGATTGTACTGCGAAAAAATCTATACATGTACCTGTGCCGGCGATGTGGGACTAGCTGCAGTCGTCTGTCGTCTTTGTGAACGTCCTTTCCGAAGTCTTCTAAACGATTCCCTCAACGATTTCTTGAAGGATTTTCTTCTAGATATAGGCGTATCACCCGCTCCAGAGTGGTCTGAAGATTATTTCACATTtatcgtaaaaatattaacaccatgaataaaaactaaatcaatcAACTTCACTGCAAGACagctatatttatatgttaacaaaaaaattagtgGCGTAATCATAACATCtagggcccgtggcaaattcttttgatggggccctatcagtaaaaatcgtcacgtcagtttaattttaattaacttcgagattttcagcgtactcaattacacgttgtatatgtcccactaatggccataggcttcctctcttaggcgagtgGGAATGGTCTGtggtccccacgctagcccaatgcgttattggagacttcacattcattcatagaacataatatctcttggagCTCCCCcctggcattttgccagcactgccaccctattgttacgccactgcttATGAATATAGCCGCCTAAAAACGTGGACTAAAGATAGTTCCGTGTTTGTTaccatttattttcatagacTATGATAGTGAGACCAATTCTGTTTAATTGATTGTATTTtgagtgttatttttttataaaacatttattttcatatttaatttatgcatATTTGTTAGTATGTATACTTAgagctaaataaaaaaataacgttagtaaaatttatacgtataattctaaatttacatttactaagaGTTGACAAATGAAAGGCGTAGAGAAGCATTGTCAAGAAATTCTTCGCTGCTCCTTTATTCTTGTTTATTCATAAAgtatagtatattttacaatGCCAGAAAACGATAacatataaacaaatgaataaatacacaaattcagataaattaataattaatagtgatcatatacaaaatagtatttaaaatagaaaatcttACCATGTGGATTTAGCGTGCACTTGTGTATTAGAGGCGTAGAAGTAAACGCATCGATAAGGGCGAGACCGTGGGCGGTGCCCGCACAAACCACGCCCCACTCCCAATGCGCAGCCAACGATGTTATGGCCGCTGGGGGAGATATTTGGGCCACAGCACttgccttaaaaatattaaataacatcaATTTATCAAGAGCAATAAAAATCAAGTAACAGCCCAGTTTTAGATTCTTTTTTGGCCGGAATTTGTGCGGAAATAAATAATCGTTACAACGTAGAggcaatttaattaaaatctttttttaaaggtcAAAGTGTCCAGTTCTATAAATCAAGGGCCCATTATTCAAAACATGAATAGAGGCTCAAAACGTTACCGAATACCAAGCAAagaattaaattgatttaattaaacattttatagacGATAGGGTGATCTTTACCTGATATCCTTGAGGGAAAGAAAGCGCACCCGAACGTAATGTGAGTTGATCGTGTCCCTTCCATACAAAGCCATCGCGATCTGACACTATGTTCACAGATAAtgactgaaaataaaaaaaatactataattttCTATCAATGCTAAGcgagtaataaattaaatctatataaaaaaccagtggctCTACAACATTTTAGGTCTGgcctaataaatattaaaaatatactttcatACCTTAACTTCAGCGGTGGAAGgattatttttcaaactaGCCATAACTATATGTCCCGCTGCGCCACCAATTGTCAGCATACCAGATAGTGGGCAAAGTATTACCTGTAATTTATTAAGACAATacgttaataaaaatgtattcacTAGTGGATTTCCTAGtaatttatgatattatttCCTAAAcattgacatttttaataatgaaaattctttcactataaaaataacaatttatctCTGAGCTGTTTCTATAGTTGATGCGAAGATACGAGCCGCTTAGGGCCGTTTAAGACTAGTCGTTTCAGCATACGCGGAAACCGGACGCGCGTGGCAGAATGACCTGCGCTGTTGAACATtctgctccacagcataatgctgagccagggccaattacagccacagcacacacgcattacacaatTGATGCGAACCGAATGAGAAATGCcgaacaaaaacacacaaaataacaataatcaaagaaaaaataaaatgagagatatcaaaaacaatgaaaaaaaaaatataaatgtatgtgtgtgtgttttgtttgtaatattatttctattatgaCTATGTCTAATCTGGCATATTTCGGCGTGTTCGCTCGAACCGGTagtagaccagtgccgataatttttgaaaccaaaaaaaattacagtaggatgaaacccattagaaaagcaggggaatatgatcaaaatgaaaggaaaaataaattacggtcgatctgaggtcgggaagggtagggggggggagttttaagggtaaaaaacggtttacctcgatttccggcaaaactaaaagtcctatcgaagaaagttaaatggcaaagttgtaggtaataaaaagatctaaaacttttgtattcacacatttttcacataacctcaaaattggtgtgaaaaattcaaaaaaccaagtttttggttttttatttttatcttttacaaaaatttatttttttaaacgaaatttggtgaaaacttaccttattatgtcccaaatatactgttatttatttgattaaaaatatttattttttcaccttattttgaattaatatcgaaaaaacaccctaattttcaatcgaaaattctgacgtcaaaatttcagcttttttcaaaaagttggtgtgctttcagtttgttgaaatctctactttcctatggtaaaaaaatatatatatattaccatagaaaatcttctcagaaaatgcaaaacatcgtatgcagtaacgcccagacccgtcatacccttccctacttctctatgaatcttctttaaattataatcagatgcctatttattactattttaagataacttatatatacctgagtgacctaaaaaaaaaagtttagcctttagatgtgctaaaattttcgtatttcatagagaagtaaggaaggggatgacaggtctgggcgttactgcatacgattttttgcgttttctgagaagatttactatggtaatatatatatttttttttaccataggaaagtagagatttcaacgaactgaaagcacaccaactttttgaaaaaagctgaaattttgacgtcagaattttcgattgaaaattagggtgttttttcgatattaattcaaaataaggcgaacaaataaatatttttaatcaaataaattacagtgtatttgggacatagaaaggtaagttttcaccaaatttcgttaaaaaaataatatttttgttaaagataaaaataaaaaaccaaaaacttggttttttgaatttttcacataaattttgaggttatgtgaaaaatgtgtaaatacaaaagttttagatctttttattacctccaactttgccatttaactttcttcgataggacttgtagttttgccggaaatcgagataaaccgttttttacccttaaaactccccccccaccccttcccgacctcagatcgaccgtaatttatttttcctttcattttgatcatattcccctgcctttctaatgggtttcatcctactgtaatttttttcactttttatttattttgaaggctatctgcactggtctatagtCGCGTCGTGTCAGTATCAACATGGATTCTGACAAAAACTATTTGCGTTACTTATTCGCCTTTGACTGAGAAGACGAAAAAGATGTAGGGTGTCACTTTAATACACTCTTTCCAAAACTGCGAACTTATACGAGCTAAGAAGCGCGTGTGCCCGTTGCGCCTCTACATACGCTTTCAAAGACGACCTTAACGCGTGTAAAAAACGATAGTCTGAAACCGTTAGTTTTagataaaatcataaaatttttgaagaaTCCTTCGCCAAgtcaaaataatatcaattcTATACTCAGGCTACGACATGTTAATCCGACGTAGAACTCACCCGTTTGACTGCGAGTCGCGGGTCATCGCTGTATGGGTCGAAAGTACCGACGCGTCTGAAAGGAGGCCATTCTTCTTCTTCGTTTTGACTGTCATTATTCTCGCCGATTTCTTCACcactgtaatatatatttactaagtATAACCTCTTAaatggttgtctgtaaagtcggtttacagACGATAGTTTAACGTGATAACGtcataacaaaacaattaatgcATACTATTATGAATagattgaataatttttatggaaTCTACAATTTAATTGACAAATTTAACCTTTATTGTCgcaatttttgtaataaactaTGAGAACCacattaacttttaattacacTTTATAAACAGTTGACGTGAAGATGTAAGTTGTGTGTTGCCGCTGTCTTTCTTCTCCTGGGACACATAGGCCAATCAAGTGGAAGATAGATAGACGCGGCGCAAGGTAACGCACTCATGATTTTTCGTGCGTACAGTTCGTTTAAATAAAGGTTTCAAATCGACAAGGTATATCCACAATATTCAGATAATGGCGTGTTTTAGATTTTAGAAAAAGGATTGACTATATATTGTTTGTCAAAAATTCATGAGTTCAGACGCTTATCATCTGTTGTGTTCATTTCTTAATAAAGTaatgaatatatgttttaattaagttcAGCTAATGTAACACGGTACGAATTTCGCCGGGTCAGCAACCCATAAAATACGTAAACTATAACTACTAAAAAGATTTTAGAGAAAAACGATTTAGCACTTCAGTAGTCAAAATCTATGATTTTAGATGCAAAAAATGCACGAAAACAGGGAAAAAGCGAAGTGAAATCTACATTAGCCTGATATATTAAGCTAAATTACCTTGCGCTCGATCTTTTCAGTCCACTTGAAGCAAGCATCAAAAAGCATAATAAATTTAGCTACATTATACGCAAATTCATGGATATGGATGCAAATAATCATATCTAGCCATCAAATACGAAAATCTGTACTTAAATTTCGTTACATTTACTACAATTCAACATTTACCATAGATTAGTCAAAAGGGgttgttcaagtattacgtaagcagatttactgcaatttatccccccccccccattcTCAacagtaagcaaagctctaaaaaatagtaatacataaataaacatattaattttttggaggaatcctcgaaaatgtatttcgtttttaagcatagacaatgtgtgggtaatatgagtaaaaaaaaaaattactgttgacgtaatcaccaaataagaaaatcaaagacctccccctatagtgcttacgtaatacttgaacggcctcAAAGATATgaataatacttaaaacatagattaatttaatattgtgatCTTACATgccgttttttttattaataatacctaaattaattattgaaatcgCGAAATCTACTTTGAAAAGTCCCAAACCCCTTATAATATAAACTCGAACTGACCTAAAGAGATGCGAAGTGGTATATTTGTACAAGGGCGTCATAACCACGCCGCTGACATCCCAGAAGCGAATGGAGCCATCTTCGTGGCCAGTTAGGAGGATTTGCCGATCGGCCGATTCGCTTGGCTCCACGTCACCACCGGATATGGGCCAAGCACTGTCCGAGTATACATCCTCGATTTGCTTCTCACCTGGTACATTGAAATTAAcctatttaattttgtcataCTATTTTAACGACCCGTAAACTACTATTGAAGTCACGGTTATAAGAAATCGGatatgtacttataaaataaaaaaatattttttaatttttaagcaaATTAGTACAAATGATTACAGACTTTGTCTATGGAACCAAGATGTATGGTTATTTAAACACCAGCTTTTTTAATATCCAGTTATGCTCAGATTATCCAGtctttaaatgaatattatttaaattaattaattcattgaaaataaaacttataaataccAAGatctgtaaatatttattattataaatagcgCGGTATTACACATATAgtatacgttttttttatcCTATGATAAAATTCTcttgttatttatttcgtttcaTACATTCCTATCTCAACATTTACGAAGCATAGATTTTTCTAGAAGTCaaatttaaaggcaatttttcATCGACATTtcgaataatattaagaatcCGGACGTAAAATAATCTTGTTCTTGTTATTCAagtcaattaatttaatttgagttagggagcgttcaagtattacgtcacgcaatttttggagattcttgaccccccccccatgtaacgtgCCGttacgtttttctgtaccttatagtaaaacgtttcttgACCACCCAGTGTcactttatacctaaaagttaccattatgtggcgtaaagtactggaaagtcgaaaataattttaacaataacgcgtaattcaatccccgccccgcaacGTAACGCTTTACAAAAGTTCGTAaggtaatacttgaacgctcccttattgAAAAGTAGATTTGTTTTGTCCTGTTTATTTACCAGCAAAATTACATACGAGTGATAAGGACAAAGCTATATGAAGTTAAAGATACTCACCGGCAGCCACAATATTATCGTAAACTGTATCAGCCACATTGTCCACAAGGTACGCCGTAGTGATAGCACTGGCGTGTATCGACACGAGGTAGGGCAGGCGCAAAGGCCGCCATTTTGCATCGCATAGATCTATCACCACTAATTCTTCTTCCACTAGGACCACCTGtggataaaacattttattaaataatattttttgtgtattttattgatatttctttatgcttttcgtttatttattttattttaacttcgttacattaaaataaaaacataaattattaggaatgcaacgggcggcctttatacaagcgatctcttctagACAACCCTTGTAAGATAAacgataaaaaagaaatattaagggTAGAAGTGCATATCGTAGTTGTAGAATGATAATctcaagaaaaaaatgtttcatttcgtcaatgtacgttaaaatattattatgtgtttttgtccatagttttacttatttattaataacataaataagtccttacttcatgattatGCCAGtaaaatgacataagagtttaaaaataaaaataaatggttttttgacaGTTATTCTACAGTAACAACcaaatcaacaaaaataaaattacaagtaacacTGAAAAATTATAGAAGAATTAGGGGTGGTTTAGGTATGGGCAAAAAAGTGCTTGCCCCACCCGTACTATATCTCTGGTATAGCATTACAAGGGTCccctatatacatatatcttttGTGTATTTTCAAACTCACCAAGGCAGCGGCAACTTGATTCACAGATTGCACTTGAATCTGCGTGGGAGTCTGTGGACGATCTTCTTGCAAGGGTGTTCCATCTGGTGGTACCGAGGTGGTTGTGAAGAAGTCAATCACCTGAAAGTATTTTTTGACTAGTTActaatcgcttcgaaaatatttttatgacaagATTGGCATTATCTCTGCGTGTCTTAACCGAAGAACaaaaaatcgtttattaaaaatgtttttacatattttttgttatagaaCAGGTGTTTTGTGatggacactcttaatgccagagggctcgcgagtgcgttgccggccttttatatatatatcaaaagaGATTAATATTCAACACTTAATTTTAGAACGCATGAAGCAAGCATGaacgttataaatatattaattattgaaatcagTCTATTGCGAAAATTGAGCTTGTAACAaatgatagattatttttgagaataataataacttaccCGACTTGTAAAGTCAAATGCGACATGTTTCTCGCCTTGTTGTACTGTCACAGTGTATTTATCTGAATACGATGCTCGGGGCATACCACCTgaaagattaaaaaattaattaaaatacaaatccCACACTATTAAGTATAAATGTGATACAATCTGAttacaaatgtaaattataattaaataaaactgttcGTTTTGACTACATTACTTTGAATTGTTAagtcttaaaaaaatttcagaACTAATATTGCTATAAAGTGAGTTCTACAGctgaaacatttatattaaaaaaaatacgggTTGCAACGTTGTGcttttttgacattttggaatgggaataattttgcacgaattgctttaattatctgtataaaagtactatcatttatgtggtagaatacaatatttttttattgcgctatcgtacacaaacatgaaaatttatttacattaaatacgccgcgccggctgtctactctccatccgtcttacgaattttcgatcaggtcacgtgtcctgacgcgagtttaattttttttacccattcTAAAAAAAGTGTACGGGGCGTTGTACTCttttttaaagaagttttcactttaaaaatctaaaacatgAAAGATTGCCATtgcattaaattatatataaattttacctGCATATATAATGATCTCGTCCCCATGAACACTATTCCTATTGAGTATCTTCGTAATGGCCTTGCAAGGGTAAGGCCCGTACGGAGTCACGGGCTCTTTGAGCGGTCGATCGCTGGACGCGCCCGCGACCTCCCACGTCACGTACGAACCATCGTTGTGGGACGATGTGAAGTGCTCGCCTGGAATTtagaaaaaaggaaaaaattataataaaaatcaatttaaaataaaagcatgccttctgataaacaatactATTAACCTTATATCTTAATACCTAttgaaccgattttgatgaaacctGTACTGTTTGAATACCCCTTTAGTTTTCGAGAAATTTGTGGACAAACAGACATAAATGACTTCATTTATGTTAGTATAATATAtggcaaaatattatatattactagcggATCCGACAGACGTCCAGAACACAcgtcttacatacaaaaaaatcataaaaatctgTCAAGCTGTTTagtagtttaataaagaacaaatgtacagaagatttatatatatattctaattaatttgcgatatttgttttaaaataagtgttgtttgatgatttgctattttaaaagagcaccgagagttttttacgttggctttttctctcggtctacactctgtcttctttgccgatgagtaatctaccgattcaaatttaatgacgtgaaaTAAGTGATAcgtgtatcttatgttccatagtaaacatattttatttttatttttttatttgctgtattaataaataacctgGACATCTGCCatctgatttgtgaatctaaaccatccagggcgccacccaaacgcataccaaaaaaatcattcaaatcagTCCAGCCTCAAAtagtttaagaggagttcagtgacatacataggtacagaagatttatatatataaagatatacatACCTTCGTCATTCCAACACAAGCTCTCCAACTGTTGATTGGATACAAAGGTGTGTGTAGGTGTGGATGTCTGTCTATCCCATAGCACGACTAAACCCCTGTTGTATCCAATCAAGATTTTGGTTGGAATTTTTGGGTGTTCACAAACTGATTCCACGGCACCAGGATTTACTTTGAAGTCTTCTGGACAGCTGGAAGATAAACAATCACAATAAgctaaattatttcaatatccGAGTTCAATATCTAACGTACCAATTGCAATTATTACGAACCGTAAATTGTTCTACAGACAAGGCATTCGATTTCGTTTCTCTATAGTAACTTGAACTAGAACTTGTAGAAATTAATTCTGGTATTTAATTATAGAAGTGTAAGAgtgttgtaataaaatatgtaacatcATTAAATGCTACtgcattaatatatatagtatagatTGGTATATGTTTGTAGGAGAGATATTCGTTTGAGGCGGATAATACACACCTTTTAATCAAATtagcttaattatttttcacaaatTAGGCTTAATATTAAGCCTTCTAAGCCGGTAGTTACGGTAGGTAGGgctgaacaattaaaaaaaaacattgttaagcGCTTAGGCTTGCTACGTACCAGACCTAATCCGGAATaagaaatttgaaaaatactagtaaaaactaatattggAAGTGTAATATAGTGGAATCACTATAACTCGAATGTTAAGGGAAATGCAAAAATATTCGAGATTTCGACTTAACAAGTACTTCGAGATACATATGATTTAACTGATGAAATTTAGACTTAGAGTCGCTATTTCTAAAAGATTTGTAGAGtcgaatttaaataacaattcaaCTTAAGTTttgtagtatatattttttacatattaatgaAGTATATAACATATACTCACTTCTGCATAACCACATCTTGATAAATGACGTCTTCGCTCATACTGAAACTGCCTGCATCAAGGGTGTATATGTTTCCTCCTTCAGTACCAAGTAACAAATTCTTGCCCGACGACTCCATACACATCGCTGATATCTTCTTGTTCTTGCCTTCGAAGGCATGACTCTTTAATTCCACTAGTGACTTCTCATTTATTTCCCATAGGTGTAGACTGTTGTCGTCGCATAGTGATATTAAACGGCCGGTgcctgaaaatattaattgttatgtGTAAAGCAAAActgtatgaatattttttttatataaataaaataaatctgtggcgctacattagatctgggcctcagatttctgtatctgtttcacgatcatttgtcaatctaataggcaagtaggtgatcagcctcctgtgcctgacacacggcgtcgactttttgggtctaaggcaagtcggtttcctcacgttgttttccttcaccattcgagcgaatgttaaatgtaaaacatagaaagaaaatgtGCCAGCCggtatcgaacctacaaccccagggatgggagtcgcacgttgaagccactaggccaacactgcaattaattaaatatttgatatcttTCGTTATGTTTGAAGAGCTGTCAAATAACACAATAGTTATTTCTCGTCTGATTCTCAAGTTATGCATCATATGTCATTAAAATACTACAAAgcttaaaaatttatcttatactagctgacccggcgcaCTTTGTTCCACCttacagtctaataatatcgtgttaactttagttagacttaggatttcattaaggttaacattaatacaaattctttttgcaaatatagaaatgttttattgcttgccattgcgaaagaagaatggcagttttacacattaggcctcttctctcgaGCGCCAATATTGCGTTACTGCATGtcaaagcactttctgatatacaaCATTCATTTCAACattcgatcaagatcaaacCATGCATCTCctctcattcacctcaagatcggaatttcttgaactgacacgaattcgacgtaaaaatgatgcgtagttttgtcaacggatggcaccacatgctgtttgcattcgtaaaattaatttactcatttattgttatttgataacttatccgatattttagtacttattctgctattcggagttgAGAAGAATCCACTAA
The Pieris napi chromosome 17, ilPieNapi1.2, whole genome shotgun sequence DNA segment above includes these coding regions:
- the LOC125057733 gene encoding lethal(2) giant larvae protein isoform X5, whose amino-acid sequence is MAGRMLKFIRGKGQQPSAERQKLQNELFAFRKTVQHGFPHRASALAWDPLLRLSAIGTATGALKVYGRPGVELYGQHTNPDAAVTQIHFIPGTGRLISLCDDNSLHLWEINEKSLVELKSHAFEGKNKKISAMCMESSGKNLLLGTEGGNIYTLDAGSFSMSEDVIYQDVVMQNCPEDFKVNPGAVESVCEHPKIPTKILIGYNRGLVVLWDRQTSTPTHTFVSNQQLESLCWNDEGEHFTSSHNDGSYVTWEVAGASSDRPLKEPVTPYGPYPCKAITKILNRNSVHGDEIIIYAGGMPRASYSDKYTVTVQQGEKHVAFDFTSRVIDFFTTTSVPPDGTPLQEDRPQTPTQIQVQSVNQVAAALVVLVEEELVVIDLCDAKWRPLRLPYLVSIHASAITTAYLVDNVADTVYDNIVAAGEKQIEDVYSDSAWPISGGDVEPSESADRQILLTGHEDGSIRFWDVSGVVMTPLYKYTTSHLFSGLKRSSASGEEIGENNDSQNEEEEWPPFRRVGTFDPYSDDPRLAVKRVILCPLSGMLTIGGAAGHIVMASLKNNPSTAEVKSLSVNIVSDRDGFVWKGHDQLTLRSGALSFPQGYQASAVAQISPPAAITSLAAHWEWGVVCAGTAHGLALIDAFTSTPLIHKCTLNPHDHSGAGDTPISRRKSFKKSLRESFRRLRKGRSQRRQTTAASPTSPAQPAKKVVEKIAETDEAVKPIERAVEARSNDDAFGSMVRCLYFARTFLINTQHSVPTLWAGTNNGTVYAFTINVPGANKRKEDPVTCQLAKEIQLKHRAPVISITVLDGASVPLPDPLEVERGVAPLPESGTHRVLIVSEEQFKVFTLPSLKPHNKYKLTAHEGARVRRTSFAWFECASGSERHREWCLMCLTNLGDCLLLATDLRRQVNAAAVRKEDINGISTLCFSKRGEALYLHSSSELQRITLSATKVTIAQCHVALSPWALALKSAAEETPLTNGEHKEETAETAHDVTAASADITVDSVRDHTQPTSDVPPELNINLQNSQVNTSSMVVKTTTRTTVNENNVDGATTTTNTTNTTSENNGNRDGPSRNRPEADPRNV
- the LOC125057733 gene encoding lethal(2) giant larvae protein homolog 1 isoform X1, encoding MAGRMLKFIRGKGQQPSAERQKLQNELFAFRKTVQHGFPHRASALAWDPLLRLSAIGTATGALKVYGRPGVELYGQHTNPDAAVTQIHFIPGTGRLISLCDDNSLHLWEINEKSLVELKSHAFEGKNKKISAMCMESSGKNLLLGTEGGNIYTLDAGSFSMSEDVIYQDVVMQNCPEDFKVNPGAVESVCEHPKIPTKILIGYNRGLVVLWDRQTSTPTHTFVSNQQLESLCWNDEGEHFTSSHNDGSYVTWEVAGASSDRPLKEPVTPYGPYPCKAITKILNRNSVHGDEIIIYAGGMPRASYSDKYTVTVQQGEKHVAFDFTSRVIDFFTTTSVPPDGTPLQEDRPQTPTQIQVQSVNQVAAALVVLVEEELVVIDLCDAKWRPLRLPYLVSIHASAITTAYLVDNVADTVYDNIVAAGEKQIEDVYSDSAWPISGGDVEPSESADRQILLTGHEDGSIRFWDVSGVVMTPLYKYTTSHLFSGLKRSSASGEEIGENNDSQNEEEEWPPFRRVGTFDPYSDDPRLAVKRVILCPLSGMLTIGGAAGHIVMASLKNNPSTAEVKSLSVNIVSDRDGFVWKGHDQLTLRSGALSFPQGYQASAVAQISPPAAITSLAAHWEWGVVCAGTAHGLALIDAFTSTPLIHKCTLNPHDHSGAGDTPISRRKSFKKSLRESFRRLRKGRSQRRQTTAASPTSPAQPAKKVVEKIAETDEAVKPIERAVEARSNDDAFGSMVRCLYFARTFLINTQHSVPTLWAGTNNGTVYAFTINVPGANKRKEDPVTCQLAKEIQLKHRAPVISITVLDGASVPLPDPLEVERGVAPLPESGTHRVLIVSEEQFKVFTLPSLKPHNKYKLTAHEGARVRRTSFAWFECASGSERHREWCLMCLTNLGDCLLLATDLRRQVNAAAVRKEDINGISTLCFSKRGEALYLHSSSELQRITLSATKVTIAQCHVALSPWALALKSAAEETPLTNGEHKEETAETAHDVTAASADITVDSVRDHTQPTSDVPPELNINLQNSQVNTSSMVVKTTTRTTVNENNVDGATTTTNTTNTTSENILEHSREEGVITRIETGTVTVPAGTDPKLILEMFDRQRSPLAVPVPPAATPTES